A segment of the Allosaccharopolyspora coralli genome:
AGGCACTGACCGACGAGCTGCTGCGCATCGCAGGCGAGGTCGCACAGACCCGAATGCAGGAGCGTACCGGCAAGTTCCACGAGGCCACCGCGCACGGCACCGGCGCGCAGGGCGGCGATGCGGTGGCGAAGGCCGCCGAGATGGGTGCCGTGGGGACGCTGTTGTTCGAGCCCGGGCGTTCGGCGTCCCGGGAAGCCTTTCTGATCAAGACCTGCGCCGACATCAACAGTACGTTCCACCTGGTCGAGCCCGGGACGAACCTGCAGGACGGTGTCGGTGCCGTGCTGCGCTTCCCGGTGAACGCCTGACTCAGGCGAACTCCTCGACGGCCGTGTGAAGGTCGTCGAGGAGTTCGGTGATCACGGGCTCGCTCGCTCGGGAGTCACGCACCGCCAACGAGAGGCAGAGGCTCGGTTCCGGGCGCTGCACCGGGCGCACGGCCACCCCGTCGCCGCCGGCGATGCGCAGGGCGAGACGCGAGGCCAGCCGCACGCCGAAACCCGAGGCGACGAAACCCTGCGCGGTCAGGAAGTCGTCGGTGCGGACGGCGACGTTCGGTTCGAATCCCGCTGCCGAGCACGCGTCGAAGACCGCTTGTTCACACGCGTCCGGAACGGCGTGCGCTTGCATGGACACCCACGGCTCCTCGGCGAGCTGGGCGAGATCCAGGAGTTCGTGCTCGGCGAGCGCGTGGTCTGCGGGCAGCACCGCACGAAACGGGTCGTCGAGCAGCGGGAACAGGTGCAGCCCGGTGGGAGCCGGGTCGTTCGGGGCTGCGGCGAGGACGGCAAGGTCGGCCTCGCCGTCCTGTACTTCGCGTGCCGGTGCGGCACTGAGGCACGGTTCGATCCGCATCGACGGCCTGCGGGCGCGGTAGGCGGTGAGGGCGCGGGGGATGAGTGCGTCACCACCGCTGGCGCACCAGCGAATGCGGAGCCTGCCGGACGCGCCGGTGCGCAACGCCGCGAGTTCGGCCGTGGTGTCGGCGAGGATCTTCGCAATCGAACCGGCTTGTTCGGCGACCAGAACGCCCGCCTCGGTGGCGCGAACCCCCCGTCCGGCCTTCTCCAGCAGCGGTACGCCGGCTTCCCGTTCGAGCACCGCGAGCTGCTGACTGATCGCCGAGGGGGTGTAGCCGAGGTTGGTGGCGGCGGTGGTGACTGAACCACTGGTCACCACCGCTCGCAGGATCTGCATTCGTCGCGTGTCCAGCACGGACCAAACCGTACAGGAACGCTACATCCTGGCGTAGGTATCGTCACTTGTCCTACGTCGTGCGTCCCGGCAGCGTGGAGTCGTCAGCCACGGAACGGGCGGAGGTAGCGATGAGCGAAGGCACGATGCATGCGGAACGTGACGAGGCGGCACAGACGTGTGAGGCGCCCTCAGTCCCGTCCGAGTCACCTCGGAAAGCGCCGACACGCCGGTGGTCGTCATGGTTCAGCGAGGTCGGCCGTTGGCGCGCCGATCTTCTCCGTTGAGATCATGGTGGGGCTGGATGTTCACGGCGGACGACGCTTCGGGTTCGAGGGCGTCGAGGATCTGGTAGGCCGTGCGTCGGGACAGTCCGGAGTGCTCGATCAACACCGAACGGTTGATCGCAACGCCGTCGATCCGCAGCGCGCCGGCTGCGCGGAGGGCAGCCTTGAGCTCCTCGAGAATCGATGCGGCGGCCCGTTTGGCGGCGGCCCGTTGTTCACGCAA
Coding sequences within it:
- a CDS encoding LysR family transcriptional regulator, translated to MLDTRRMQILRAVVTSGSVTTAATNLGYTPSAISQQLAVLEREAGVPLLEKAGRGVRATEAGVLVAEQAGSIAKILADTTAELAALRTGASGRLRIRWCASGGDALIPRALTAYRARRPSMRIEPCLSAAPAREVQDGEADLAVLAAAPNDPAPTGLHLFPLLDDPFRAVLPADHALAEHELLDLAQLAEEPWVSMQAHAVPDACEQAVFDACSAAGFEPNVAVRTDDFLTAQGFVASGFGVRLASRLALRIAGGDGVAVRPVQRPEPSLCLSLAVRDSRASEPVITELLDDLHTAVEEFA